The following is a genomic window from Geoalkalibacter halelectricus.
AAGAGAAGGAGGAGGATAATCGCATCCGGCGGTGGAATTTACCCAACGCGCTGGTAAAATGATGAGGTTTTGCCGATTCAGGGCACCTAAGCGGCCACCTCGGCACTGTGCAAAAGCACAGTTTCGCCATCGTCAAGACACAGATTAACAGCCCGCCGCTGCAAAACGCAAGGGGGTTAAGAATTTTTTTACGATCGAGACAGGTGGCCAATGACTCTCAATGAACTCGCGCAACATGATGGCCGCAACGGCAACAAGGCCTACGTGGCAGTCAACGGCAGGGTCTATGATGTGAGCGCCAGTCCCCTCTGGCAGAACGGCGACCACCAGGGCGCCCACCAGGCCGGCGCCGACCTGACCCGGGAATTGGCCACGGCGCCCCACGTGCGCGCGGTCATCGAGCGCTTCCCCATCGTCGCCCATATCGAAGACCCCGATCCGCCGAAGAAAAAGGGGTTGTTGGGGTTTTTCAAGAAATGAAAAACCGTCATTTGTCATTGGTCATTGGTCATTTGTTTTAAGACCTAAAAAGCGTCCGCGCCTGCTGGCAGGCTCTATCTTTTCACTCGCGCGTCCAACAAATGACAAATGACAAATGACTAAGGACAAACTTTATGCACGCAAAAATCAACGACATCCAACTCGCTTACACCGACGAGGGCAACGGACCGGCGCTGGTACTTATCCACGGATTCCCCTTGTGCCGAACCATGTGGCAGCCGCAGGTGGTGGCGCTGAGTGCGGCGGGGTTTCGCGTCGTGGCGCCGGATTTGCGCGGGTTTGGTGAAAGCGAGGCGCCGCGGAGCGGGTATTCCATGGACCGCTTTGCCGACGACATCGTCGAGCTGATGACCTATCTGGGCATCGGGCGCGCGGTGGTGGGCGGGATGTCCATGGGCGGCTATGTGCTGCTCAACCTGCTGGAGCGCCATTCGCGCCGCGTTGCCGGGGCGGCGTTTCTGTTGACGCGCTGCAACGCCGACGACGCCGCGGGCAAGGCACGCCGCGCCGAATTGGCGCAGTTGGTGCGCCAAGGAAAACGCTCGGCGGTGGAAGGAGCCTTCGCCGACATCCTCTTCGCGCCTTCCACGTCCGCCGAACAGCCGCAGCTCGTCGATACGGTCAGATCCTGGATGCGGAAAACCTCGGACGCCGGCCTGATCGGCGCCCTGGAAGCCATGGCCGCGCGCCCCGATTATTGCGACAGGCTCGGTGAATTCTCCACCCCCGCTCTGGTCATGGGCGGCGCCGAGGATCGCATCGTGCCGCAAGAGACCATCGCCCCCTTCGCCGCCGCCCTTCCCAATTCAAGCAGTTGCATCATCCCTAAAGCGGGGCACATGGCCAATCTGGAACAGCCCCAGGCCTTCAACACCTGCCTGATGGACTTTATGCGGCTGTGCAGTCAGGCTTTTGACGCACCAAGAAACGACTCCGGGAACGCTTAATTTTTAGGCAAAACCAAGAAACCAAGGGCAAAAGGGACGCAGATCAGATCGGATCAAGGCGGATTTTGGATTCTTTTTTTTTCCACGGCAGAGCTGGGCAGCCCCTCTTCTTTTTGGCACGACCATTGCTTTAAAAAGTCTTGAGGCGATTCACGCCTTACTCACTTCCATTGGGAGTCTCGCCGGCCGCGGGGCTCCCTCTTTTTTACAAACCCAGGGGACGTTGTTTCCTCGTCAACTAAGCATCTTTTTTTCCGCGCAAACCAGAACAAAACCCCGTCACCCTGGCCTTTTGTATGGTAGATTAGCCGCTTGATCTTCAGCCTTTTCAGCCAAAGGATTGAGCCGATGCCGCGCATGGTCGAAAAAATCTTTGAAGGCCGTATTGTTTCCCTCCACCGCGAGGAGCATGAACTGCCCGATGGCCGCCGCGCCGTCTTTGAAATGGTGCGACATCCCGGCGGCGCGGCGATCCTGCCGCTGCTGGAGGATGGTCGGGTGTTGCTGATCCGCCAGTTTCGCCCGGCGGCGGGCGGCATGGTGTGGGAAATCCCCGCCGGGCGCCTGGAACCGGATGAGGGCCCGCTGGAGTGCGTGGCGCGCGAGATCCAGGAAGAAGTGGGCTATCGCGCGGGCACGATCGAAAAAATCGGCGAGATGCTCACCGCCGTGGGCTTTTGCGACGAGGTGGTCCACCTGTATCTGGGAACCGACCTCGAACCTGTCGAGCGCGCCCTGGAGCCCGATGAATACATCGAGGTGGTCGCCATGCCCCTGGCCGAGGCCTTGACCCGCATCATGGATGGCGAAATCACCGACGGCAAAACCCAACTGGCGCTGTTGTTGGCGCGCAGCCAGGGAAGGGTGTAGACCATGTCGCCCCTGCCCGAGAGCTACGCCTCGCCCCTCCACCTGCCATTTAACGCCACCTGCCTGGGTGATTTCACCCGCCAACCCCAAGACGCCGACCCAGGCGGCGAGGCGGGCCTGTGGCTTGCCCTGCGCGGCACGGAACTGCTGCTGCGCGAATCCGACCAAGGCCTGGCCCTGCCGCAGGGCCCTTGCCCGCTTGCGCCTGGCGATGACACACCGATCTATCTCGGCCGCCTGCGCAACCAGCCGCTGCGCGCCCTGCACCTCGATCGTTCGACACCACAGCCTGCGGGATATGTGTTCGAGAATCTGCTCACCAACCAGCCGCGCATGGACATCGCCCAGTTAAGCCTCGGCGGCCTGGCCGCGCAGGCCCTGCACTGGGAACACAACAGCCGCTTCTGCTCGCGCTGCGGCGCCGCGACCCAGGCCCTGCCCGGCGATGGGGGCAAGAAATGCGTTAGCTGCGGCTATGTTCACTATCCCCACATTCACCCCTGCGTGATCGTCATTGTACGACGTCCGGGCGAAGTGCTGCTGATCCGCAAGGCCATCTGGCCGGAGGGGCGCTACAGCCTGGTGGCGGGGTTTCTTGATTTCGGCGAGTGCCTGGAAGAAGCCGTGGCGCGCGAGGTGGAGGAAGAAACGGGCGTGCAGGTCACCAACATCCGCTACATCGGCAGCCAGGGCTGGCCCTTCCCCAGCCAGCTCATGGCCGGCTTCGTCGCCGACTACACCGGTGGCGAGGTACGGGTGCAGGAATCGGAACTCGAGGACGCCCGCTGGTTCCCCGTGACCGCCCTCCCCACCCTGCCGCCCAAACGCAGCATTGCTAGATATTTGATTGATAAGTTCTGTCATTAGTCATTTGTCACTGGTCATTTGTTGTGAGCGTTGTCACCCGCCAGCGGTGAGAAAACGCGCCAAGATGGACATCCGCAGGGTTCTTTAATTTGGGTTTTTACAAATGACTAATGACCAATGACAAATGACGATTTTTCTTCCAAAAAAAATCCCCCAGGTGGGGAGCCCGGGGGTCGCAGAGTGATATCTCGTGTTAAAGGGATTGCCGTTTTGGAGGAGGTTTAATGGCAACGACAGAGATATCTGCGGATTGAAATTTTTTACCGCTGAGCTCGCCAAGAACGCAGAGAAAATCTCAAGAAGATATGGATTGAAATATCTGCCCAGTGCTTTTTCTTTGCGGCCTCAGTGGCCTTTGCGGTGAAATTTTTGCTATCGGACCCTCAGGGCCAATACTCTTGAAACGCCAGGCCCAGTGAATCGGCGACGGGCTTGCTGCGCACCACGCCGCCCAGGGTGTTGACGCCCTTGCGCAGGGCCTCGTCCTTGCGGCAGGCGCCGGCCAAGCCCTGGCCGGCGATTTTTTGCACATAGGGCAGGGTGCTGTTGGTGAGGGCGAAGGTGCTGGTGCGGCTCACCGCGCCGGGCATGTTGGCCACCCCGTAGTGGATCACCCCGTCGACTTCGTAGACCGGATCATCGTGGGTGGTGGGGCGAATGGTTTCGACGCAGCCGCCCTGATCGACGGCCACATCGACGATGACGCTGCCCGGATTCATGCGCGCCACCAGTTCGCGCCCGACCAACCGCGGCGCCCGCGCCCCGGCGACCAGCACCGCGCCGATGAACAGGTCGGCATCGAGGATTTCGTCCTCGATGTTCTGCGAATTGGACATGAGCGTGCTGATGCGGTTGCCGTAGTGATCGTCGAGCCAGGCCAGGCGCGCCGGACTGACATCCATCACGCGCACGTCGGCGCCCATGCCGGCGGCGATGCGCACCGCGTTGCGGCCCACGGTGCCGGCGCCTACCACCAGCACCTTGCCGGGCTTGACTCCGGGCGCTCCGGCCAGCAGCACGCCGCGCCCGCCGTTTTCCTTTTGCAGGTAATGGGCCCCAACCTGGACCGCCATGCGCCCGGCGATCTCGCTCATGGGCTGGAGCAAGGGCAGACTGCCGTCGGCCAGCTCGATGGTCTCATAGGCGACCGCGGTGACCTCGCGCTCAAGCAGCTTTTCGGTCAACTCCCGAGCGGGCGCCAGGTGCAGGTAGGTGAAAAGAATCTGCCCGGGGCGCAGCAGATCATATTCGCCCGGCAGGGGCTCCTTGACCTTGACCACCAAATCAGCGGCGAACACCTCGGCGGCCGTGCCCACCACCTCGGCGCCGACGCGCCCATATTCGCCATCGGCGATGCCACTGCCGAGTCCGGCGCCGGCCTGCACCAGCACCCGGTGCCCCTCCTCGACCAGGGTGCGCGCGCCGGCGGGCGTCAGGGCAACCCGGTACTCGTGGGTTTTGATTTCGGTGGGAACGCCTATGCGCATCTTAATTCTCGATAAAAATTTTTAGCAAAAATAACGCCGTTTAAGGCGTCCGTCAAGAGAAGACGCATCAAGCAACCTCGGGAATGAGATTGACCCCACCCCGCTTTTGTTGTCCAATGACGGCGAGATTTCACGCGACGAGGCGCTTATCATCATGGCCGACCAAACAACTTGGGGCCGCGGCTCACGCTTTCTGCTCACGGCTGCCGCCTTCGTGGTGGTGGTGGCGGGGATGCGCGAGGCGGCCGCCTTTATCGTACCCTTTCTGCTCGCCATCTTCATCGCCATCATCTGCGCGCCTGCGGTTTTCTGGCTGACACGGCGCGGCCTGCCGCCCTTTGCCGCGGTCTTGACCGTGATCCTCGGCATCTTCGGCATCGAGTTGCTCCTCGGGGCCTTCGTCGGCACCTCCATCGACACCTTCGTCGACAACCTTCCGACCTACCAGGAGCGCCTCAAGGAAGAAACGACCGCCCTGCTCGCCTTGCTGGCCCGTTTCGGCATCGACCTTCCCCGCCAGCAGTTCCTCGATTTTATCGATCCGGGTGCGGCCATGCGCCTGGTCGCCTCCATGCTCACCGGCTTCGGCGGCATCCTGACCAATATGTTTCTGATCCTCATCACGGTCATTTTCATGCTGCTTGAGGCGGCGAGTTTTCCCGCCAAGCTGCGCGCCGCCTTCAGCAACGCCGACGCGCCTTCGGGGCACCTGACGCGCGTGGCGCAGAGCATCAAGCGCTACCTGGCCATGAAGACCCTGGTCAGCCTGGGCACCGGCGTGACCGTGACCATCTGGGTCGCCCTGCTGGGGGTGGATTTCCCCATCCTCTGGGGGCTGCTGGCCTTTTTGCTCAACTACGTGCCCAACATCGGGTCGATCATCGCCGCCCTGCCTGCGGTGCTGCTCGCCTTTATTCAGTTCGGCGGCCTGCGCGCCCTGATCGTGGCGGCGGGCTACATCCTCATCAACATCGTGTTCGGCAACCTCATCGAGCCCAAGGTCATGGGCCGCGGCCTGGGACTTTCGACCCTGGTGGTGTTTCTGTCGTTGGTCTTTTGGGGCTGGATTCTGGGACCGGTGGGCATGCTGCTCTCGGTGCCCCTGACCATGACCGTCAAGATCGCCCTGGAAAGCGGTCCGGACACCCGCTGGATCGCGGTGTTGCTTGGCGAGGAGCCGCGGGAAGCCATTGAACCCGAGGGGAAAGCACGTAAAAAGGCTGGATCTTTTCACCGCTGAGAGCGCAAAGGGCGCCGAGACATAAGCCATGAACTTTTCAAGGATTTTCTTGGCGAACTCTGCGACCTCAGCGGTAAATCCAAGATTTTGAATTTTAAATTTAAATTTCTAGCAGGAACTCTAAGGAGAGCATCATGACGGACGAGATCAAGAATAATCACGACGCCGAGGAGCCCGAGGAGGATTTCGCCGCCATGCTGGAGGCGAGTCTCGGCGGCAAGGCCGCGCCCAAGCTCGAACCGGGACAGAAGATTCGCGCCAAAATCCTTGCCTTCAGCGGCGACTGGGTGTTTCTCGACGTGGGTCAAAAGGGCGAAGGAGTTCTCGAGCGCAAGGAAGTGCTCGATGAGCAGGGGCAGCCAACGGTGGCGGTGGGCGATGTGCTCGATGTTTATTTCGTCAGTCGCGCCGGGGGCGAGCTGCGCTTTGCCCTGCGCCTGGCGGCTACCGGCCGCAGCGATCTGGAAGAGGCCTGGAAGAGCGGCATTCCCGTGGATGGGCGGGTGGAGAAGGAAATCAAGGGCGGCTTCGAGGTGCGCCTGGCGGGTCAGACCCGCGCCTTCTGCCCCTTCTCCCAGATGGGCCTGCGCCGCACCGAGGCGCCCGAGGAATGGCTCGGCCGCACCCTGCCCTTTCGCATCACCCAGTACGGAGAGCAGGGGCGCAACATCGTGGTCTCCCACCGCGCCCTGCTTGAAGAGGAGCGCGAACAGCAACGCGCGCAGTTACGCGACACCCTGCACGAGGGCATGCGGGTGCGCGGCACGGTGACCTCGTTGCGTGATTTCGGCGCTTTTGTCGACATCGGCGGCGTCGAGGGCCTGCTGCCCATCTCGGAAATCGCCTGGGGCCGCGTCGAGGATATCCGCGAAGCGCTGCACGAGGGCCAGGAGATCGAGGTGTGCATCAAGAGCATCGACTGGGACAAAAATCGCTTCTCCTTCAGCCGCCGCGACACCCTGGCAGACCCCTGGGAAGAGGCGGCACGCAACTTCGCCGAAGGCTCGCGGCACCTCGGCAGGGTGGTGCGCCTTGCGCCCTTTGGCGCTTTCGTCACCCTGGGCGAGGGGGTCGACGGTCTGGTCCATATTTCCAAGCTCGGCGGCGGCAAGCGCATCAATCATCCGCGCGAGGTTCTCAAGGAGGGCCAGGAGCTTGAGGTGCTGGTGGAGAAAATCGACCATGAGGCACGGCGCATCTCCCTGGCCCTCGCGGCTCAGGAGGCCGCCGAGCCGGGCGAGGCCGACCTGCGCGCCTACCTTGAGCAGGATAGCGGCGCGGGGCTCGGCACCCTGGGCGACCTGCTGAAGAAAGCCCAGCAGCCCAAAAAGCACAAAAAGGGCAAAAAATAGGTCCTCGGCTTTCCCCTTGACCTTGTGCCGCTTTGCAGTAGGTTTATAATTCGAAATCGACATTCCGGATGACTACATAAGGACGAAAACACCATGCCAAGACGCCAACTCGAACTCAGCCAACCGCGCCCCGAACTGACCGAGGTTCCGCCTCTGGGCAGCGACGCACAGAGCCTGGCCGATGACTTTCGCCGCTACTACGTCCACCATCTCGGTCGCGACCGCTATTGCCGCACGCCCCATTACCTCTATGAAGCCCTGGCCCTGACCTTGCGCGATCGCCTCATGGAGCGCATGCGCAGCACCCGCTACGCCCAGCAGGAAAGCGGCTGTCGCCAGGCCTATTACATTTCCCTCGAATACCTCATGGGCCGCGCCCTGGGCAACGCCATCCTCAACCTGGGTTTCAACGGCGAAGCCGAAGGGGCGCTGCGCCGCTACGGGCTGGAGTTGGCCGAACTGGCCGAATGCGAGGCCGACGCGGGGCTGGGCAACGGCGGTCTGGGGCGGCTGGCGGCCTGCTTTCTCGACAGCTGCGCCACCTTGCAACTGCCCGTGCGCGGCTACGGCATCCGCTACCACTACGGCATGTTCCGCCAGAAATTCCGCAATGGCGAGCAGGTCGAGGAACCCGACCACTGGCTGCGCGAGGGCAACCCCTGGGAGATCGAGCGTCCCGAGTTCGCGCAGCGGGTGCGCTTCGGCGGCCGCAGCGAGGTCAAGCGCGGCGCCGACGGGCGCCTCAATGCGCGCTGGATCGACACCAACGACGTGCTGGCGGTGCCCTATGACATTCCGATTCCCGGCTACCGCAACGGCACCGTGAATACCCTGCGCCTGTGGAGCGCGGCGGCCACGGATGAATTCAACCTCGGCGAATTCAACGCCGGCGCCTACCCCGAATCGGTGGCGGCCAAGAACGACGCCGAAAAGATCACCATGGTGCTCTACCCCAACGACGCCTCGGAAAGCGGCAAGGAGCTGCGCCTGCGTCAGCAGTATTTTCTCGCCTCGGCGAGCCTGCAGGACGTGCTGCAGCAGTGGATCGGCACGGTCGGTATCGACCTCGCCGACTTTCCCGAGAAAAACGTTTTTCAGCTCAACGACACCCATCCGGCGGTCTGCGTGCCCGAATTCATGCGCCTGCTCCTCGATGACCATGTTCTGAGCTGGGACGAAGCCTGGGATCTCACTACCCGCACCCTGGCCTACACCAACCACACCCTGCTGCCCGAGGCCCTGGAGAAATGGCCGGTGCGCATGTTCGAGCGCCTGCTGCCGCGCCTGCTCGACATCATCTACGAGATCAACGCACGCTTTCTCGCCGAAGTGGCGCAGCGCTGGCCGGGCGACAAGGAGCGCATCCGGCGCATGTCCATCATCGAGGAAGGCCCCGAGCCCATGGTGCGCATGGCCTATCTGGCCATTGTCGGCAGCTTTTCGGTCAACGGCGTGGCGGCCCTGCATTCGCGCCTGCTCACCGCCGGCCTGTTTCGCGATTTCTACGAGATGTGGCCGGAAAAATTCAACAACAAGACCAACGGCGTCACTCCGCGGCGCTGGATCGCGGCGTCCAACCCGAGCCTGACCCAACTGCTGCGCGACACCCTCGGCAATGGCTGGGTGGCCGACCTCGATCAGTTGCGGCGCCTCGAACCCCTGGTCGAGGACGCCGCCTTCCGCGAGCACTGGCTGGCCATCAAGCGCGACAACAAGGAGCGCCTCGCCGAACTGGTGCAGGAGCGCTGCGGGGTACGCTTCGATCCCGACGCCCTGTTCGACGTGCAGGTCAAGCGCATCCACGAATACAAACGCCAACTGCTCAACGTGCTGCACGTCATTCACCTCTACGACCGCATCAAGCGCGGCGACGCCCAGGGATTGGCGCCGCGCTGCGTGCTCATCGGCGGCAAGGCGGCGCCGGGCTACGCCATGGCCAAGCGCATCATCAAGCTGGTCAACAACGTGGCGCGGGTGATCAACAACGACCCGGTGGTGGGCGATTTGCTCAAGGTGGTGTTCTTCCCCAACTACGGGGTTACGGCCATGGAAACCATCTGCCCCGGCACCGATCTCTCCGAGCAGATCTCCACGGCGGGCAAGGAGGCCTCGGGCACCGGCAACATGAAGTTCATGATGAACGGCGCGGTGACCATCGGCACCCTCGACGGCGCCAACATCGAGATCCGCGAGGAAGTCGGGGAGGAAAACTTCTTTCTTTTCGGCCTCAGCGCCGAGGAGGTGGTGGAAACCCGCAAACATTACGATCCGGCGGCGATCATCGCCGCGGACGAAAATCTGGGACGCGTGCTGCAACTGCTGGAAAGCGGCCATTTCAACCAGTTCGAGCCCGGCATCTTTGATCCCATCCTGGCCTCCGTCACCAACCGCCATGACCCCTGGCTGACCGCCGCCGATTTCGGCGGCTACGTCCAGGCCCAGCAGCAGGCCAACGACGCCTTTCGCGACCGCGACGCCTGGGCGCGCATGAGCATTCTCAACACCGCGGCCAGCGGAAAATTTTCCACCGACCGCACCATGCGCGAGTATAGCCATGATATCTGGAAACTCGATCCGGTCGAAGTCCTTGCCAAGAAATGATGGCCGAGGTCGGGGAAGATCCCAGTGCCGCCTGGGTGATCGAAGCCGAAAACCTGGAAAAGTCCTACGGCACTTTCAAGGCCGTGGACGGGCTGTCCTTTCGCGTGAAACGCGGCGAGTGCTTTGGATTGCTCGGCCCCAACGGCGCGGGCAAGACCACCAGCATCCGCATGCTCTACGGCTACAGCCCCATGGGCGCGGGGCGCCTGCGGGTGTTCGGGCGCGACCTGGAACCGAACCTGCGCGCCGTCAAGCAGCGCATGGGCATCTGCCAACAGGAGGACAATCTCGATCCCGACCTCTCGGTGCGCGAGAACCTGCTGGTGTACGCGCGCTACTTCGATCTGCCGCGCGCCGAAGCCCGAACCCGCGCCGATGAACTGCTGAAATTCTTCGCCCTCGACCATCGTGGCGGGGCCAATATCCGGGAACTCTCCGGCGGCATGAAGCGGCGGCTGATGGTGGCGCGCGCCATCATCAACCGCCCCGATCTGGTGATTCTCGACGAACCCACCACCGGCCTCGATCCGCAGTCGCGCCACCAGGTCTGGCAGCGCCTCGAGGATCTCAAGCACCGCGGCCTGACCATCCTGCTCACCACCCATTACATGGACGAAGCCGCGCGCCTGTGCGACCGGCTGATCATCGTCGACCGCGGCAAGGTGCTGGTGGAAGGCGCCCCCGAGGCGCTCATCGCCGCCCATGTGGGTCGCGAGGTCATCGAGGTGAACCGCCCCGACGAACCCCTGCGCCGCTTTCTGCATGAGCGGCGCTGCGCCTTCGAGGATCTTGGGGCGCGGCTGGTGGTCTACAATCACGGCAGCGACGACCTTTTTCTGCGTCTCACCCGGGATTTCTGCCCGGGCGGCTGCACCCTGCGCCAGGCCGGCCTCGAGGACGTGTTTCTGCGCCTCACCGGTCGGGAGCTGCGCGAATGATCCGCCTTCCCTCCCCCACCCGTTTCAGCCGCCGCTTCGTGCGCGTCTGGCAGCGCAATCTGTCCGTCTACCGCAAAACATGGAAGATCAGCTTTCTGCCGCCGCTGCTCGAGCCCCTGCTCTACCTGCTGGCCTTCGGCGTGGGCCTTGCGGTCATGGTCGGCACCCTGAGCCACGCGGGGCGTGAAATTTCCTATCTCGCCTTCATCGCCCCGGCGCTGCTGTCGGTGGCCATCATGTACAATGCGTT
Proteins encoded in this region:
- the ald gene encoding alanine dehydrogenase; protein product: MRIGVPTEIKTHEYRVALTPAGARTLVEEGHRVLVQAGAGLGSGIADGEYGRVGAEVVGTAAEVFAADLVVKVKEPLPGEYDLLRPGQILFTYLHLAPARELTEKLLEREVTAVAYETIELADGSLPLLQPMSEIAGRMAVQVGAHYLQKENGGRGVLLAGAPGVKPGKVLVVGAGTVGRNAVRIAAGMGADVRVMDVSPARLAWLDDHYGNRISTLMSNSQNIEDEILDADLFIGAVLVAGARAPRLVGRELVARMNPGSVIVDVAVDQGGCVETIRPTTHDDPVYEVDGVIHYGVANMPGAVSRTSTFALTNSTLPYVQKIAGQGLAGACRKDEALRKGVNTLGGVVRSKPVADSLGLAFQEYWP
- a CDS encoding NUDIX hydrolase, with amino-acid sequence MPRMVEKIFEGRIVSLHREEHELPDGRRAVFEMVRHPGGAAILPLLEDGRVLLIRQFRPAAGGMVWEIPAGRLEPDEGPLECVAREIQEEVGYRAGTIEKIGEMLTAVGFCDEVVHLYLGTDLEPVERALEPDEYIEVVAMPLAEALTRIMDGEITDGKTQLALLLARSQGRV
- a CDS encoding cytochrome b5 domain-containing protein; amino-acid sequence: MTLNELAQHDGRNGNKAYVAVNGRVYDVSASPLWQNGDHQGAHQAGADLTRELATAPHVRAVIERFPIVAHIEDPDPPKKKGLLGFFKK
- a CDS encoding ABC transporter ATP-binding protein, whose amino-acid sequence is MMAEVGEDPSAAWVIEAENLEKSYGTFKAVDGLSFRVKRGECFGLLGPNGAGKTTSIRMLYGYSPMGAGRLRVFGRDLEPNLRAVKQRMGICQQEDNLDPDLSVRENLLVYARYFDLPRAEARTRADELLKFFALDHRGGANIRELSGGMKRRLMVARAIINRPDLVILDEPTTGLDPQSRHQVWQRLEDLKHRGLTILLTTHYMDEAARLCDRLIIVDRGKVLVEGAPEALIAAHVGREVIEVNRPDEPLRRFLHERRCAFEDLGARLVVYNHGSDDLFLRLTRDFCPGGCTLRQAGLEDVFLRLTGRELRE
- a CDS encoding AI-2E family transporter, which encodes MADQTTWGRGSRFLLTAAAFVVVVAGMREAAAFIVPFLLAIFIAIICAPAVFWLTRRGLPPFAAVLTVILGIFGIELLLGAFVGTSIDTFVDNLPTYQERLKEETTALLALLARFGIDLPRQQFLDFIDPGAAMRLVASMLTGFGGILTNMFLILITVIFMLLEAASFPAKLRAAFSNADAPSGHLTRVAQSIKRYLAMKTLVSLGTGVTVTIWVALLGVDFPILWGLLAFLLNYVPNIGSIIAALPAVLLAFIQFGGLRALIVAAGYILINIVFGNLIEPKVMGRGLGLSTLVVFLSLVFWGWILGPVGMLLSVPLTMTVKIALESGPDTRWIAVLLGEEPREAIEPEGKARKKAGSFHR
- a CDS encoding alpha/beta fold hydrolase: MHAKINDIQLAYTDEGNGPALVLIHGFPLCRTMWQPQVVALSAAGFRVVAPDLRGFGESEAPRSGYSMDRFADDIVELMTYLGIGRAVVGGMSMGGYVLLNLLERHSRRVAGAAFLLTRCNADDAAGKARRAELAQLVRQGKRSAVEGAFADILFAPSTSAEQPQLVDTVRSWMRKTSDAGLIGALEAMAARPDYCDRLGEFSTPALVMGGAEDRIVPQETIAPFAAALPNSSSCIIPKAGHMANLEQPQAFNTCLMDFMRLCSQAFDAPRNDSGNA
- the rpsA gene encoding 30S ribosomal protein S1, which codes for MTDEIKNNHDAEEPEEDFAAMLEASLGGKAAPKLEPGQKIRAKILAFSGDWVFLDVGQKGEGVLERKEVLDEQGQPTVAVGDVLDVYFVSRAGGELRFALRLAATGRSDLEEAWKSGIPVDGRVEKEIKGGFEVRLAGQTRAFCPFSQMGLRRTEAPEEWLGRTLPFRITQYGEQGRNIVVSHRALLEEEREQQRAQLRDTLHEGMRVRGTVTSLRDFGAFVDIGGVEGLLPISEIAWGRVEDIREALHEGQEIEVCIKSIDWDKNRFSFSRRDTLADPWEEAARNFAEGSRHLGRVVRLAPFGAFVTLGEGVDGLVHISKLGGGKRINHPREVLKEGQELEVLVEKIDHEARRISLALAAQEAAEPGEADLRAYLEQDSGAGLGTLGDLLKKAQQPKKHKKGKK
- a CDS encoding glycogen/starch/alpha-glucan phosphorylase, whose amino-acid sequence is MPRRQLELSQPRPELTEVPPLGSDAQSLADDFRRYYVHHLGRDRYCRTPHYLYEALALTLRDRLMERMRSTRYAQQESGCRQAYYISLEYLMGRALGNAILNLGFNGEAEGALRRYGLELAELAECEADAGLGNGGLGRLAACFLDSCATLQLPVRGYGIRYHYGMFRQKFRNGEQVEEPDHWLREGNPWEIERPEFAQRVRFGGRSEVKRGADGRLNARWIDTNDVLAVPYDIPIPGYRNGTVNTLRLWSAAATDEFNLGEFNAGAYPESVAAKNDAEKITMVLYPNDASESGKELRLRQQYFLASASLQDVLQQWIGTVGIDLADFPEKNVFQLNDTHPAVCVPEFMRLLLDDHVLSWDEAWDLTTRTLAYTNHTLLPEALEKWPVRMFERLLPRLLDIIYEINARFLAEVAQRWPGDKERIRRMSIIEEGPEPMVRMAYLAIVGSFSVNGVAALHSRLLTAGLFRDFYEMWPEKFNNKTNGVTPRRWIAASNPSLTQLLRDTLGNGWVADLDQLRRLEPLVEDAAFREHWLAIKRDNKERLAELVQERCGVRFDPDALFDVQVKRIHEYKRQLLNVLHVIHLYDRIKRGDAQGLAPRCVLIGGKAAPGYAMAKRIIKLVNNVARVINNDPVVGDLLKVVFFPNYGVTAMETICPGTDLSEQISTAGKEASGTGNMKFMMNGAVTIGTLDGANIEIREEVGEENFFLFGLSAEEVVETRKHYDPAAIIAADENLGRVLQLLESGHFNQFEPGIFDPILASVTNRHDPWLTAADFGGYVQAQQQANDAFRDRDAWARMSILNTAASGKFSTDRTMREYSHDIWKLDPVEVLAKK
- the nudC gene encoding NAD(+) diphosphatase, translating into MSPLPESYASPLHLPFNATCLGDFTRQPQDADPGGEAGLWLALRGTELLLRESDQGLALPQGPCPLAPGDDTPIYLGRLRNQPLRALHLDRSTPQPAGYVFENLLTNQPRMDIAQLSLGGLAAQALHWEHNSRFCSRCGAATQALPGDGGKKCVSCGYVHYPHIHPCVIVIVRRPGEVLLIRKAIWPEGRYSLVAGFLDFGECLEEAVAREVEEETGVQVTNIRYIGSQGWPFPSQLMAGFVADYTGGEVRVQESELEDARWFPVTALPTLPPKRSIARYLIDKFCH